A stretch of the Sulfuritortus calidifontis genome encodes the following:
- a CDS encoding type IV pilin protein, whose protein sequence is MTDSKQWGGRGQLGVTLIELLIVVVIMGILAAIAIPSYQSYTIRGKRADAKAVLTENANWLERNYTANGCYNYGSVTDCQGQSGTAVTLPFTVSPKTGAANYAITIAYASSGQQYTLTATPCGVGGAGCPGGSTNFTDSECGALTLDSLGQQGEGGSQDVAYCWQR, encoded by the coding sequence ATGACTGATTCGAAGCAATGGGGTGGGCGGGGACAGCTTGGCGTGACCCTGATCGAACTGCTGATCGTGGTGGTGATCATGGGTATTCTTGCCGCGATCGCGATCCCGTCCTATCAGAGTTACACGATCCGGGGCAAGCGGGCCGATGCCAAGGCGGTGCTTACGGAAAACGCCAATTGGCTGGAGCGGAACTACACGGCCAACGGCTGTTACAACTATGGCAGCGTGACCGACTGCCAGGGGCAATCGGGCACGGCTGTTACCTTGCCTTTTACCGTTTCGCCCAAGACCGGCGCCGCTAATTACGCGATCACCATTGCCTATGCCAGCAGCGGCCAGCAATACACCCTGACGGCAACCCCATGCGGCGTCGGTGGCGCAGGTTGTCCTGGCGGCAGCACGAACTTCACCGACAGCGAATGTGGCGCCCTGACCCTGGACAGTCTGGGCCAGCAAGGCGAGGGCGGCAGTCAGGACGTGGCCTATTGCTGGCAG
- a CDS encoding pilus assembly protein, which translates to MKPDSHARLFLRWLAMLAGLLASAQALSVTLSDNPLFIPTPLAPNIILTLDDSGSMRWGYAPDSIGDTAAERDTRRFKSATFNPMYYNPQVSYDPGVNADGTTRSTSFTAAKRNGFYDYATNNTVNLSTSYRPVYDYDPSTNDNDYAENPSADFPGQENSGVAAYYYRFKTTCNSQSSTDLNDENCYEKVTVSATSGPGGTDERQNFANWYSFYRTRSLMTVTAASRAFASVSAESRVAWQALNSCSSFGTSCSGWGGTAVTNKIRKFTGAHRTDFYYWLFRLPASGGTPLLEAMERAGEYYRTTGLDSPYAYDPGTTDAPEYSCRPNFHVMMTDGIWNNNTLSGSYGNYDSTNRALPDGKTYTARYPYQDGNSASLADIAFYYWANDLTALNNNQLPHYTDRTGTADEQYWNAKNDPATWQHMVNFTVGLGLNTLLTNPDWGGDTYAGDYPALVAGSKTWPATGDNVSPGNVADLWHAAINSRGKFFGADDPDALNIAFQGAISSIQSRESSAAALATNSTRLGTDTVIYQAKFNSGDWTGQLIAYAINSDGSLGNKVWDVTDPGKIPLAASRNIKTWSGTAGIDFLWASLTSTQKNAIDSANVANTSSPVLDYLRGDQSNELQNGGSYRNRSRRLGDIINSDPIFVHAPNFGYSVLTEGLASGATPYATFISGNQSRTKMIYVGANDGMLHAFDATTGEEKFAYVPNEVMTNLASLKSTTYAHKYFVDGSPFVGDAFVSSAWKTVLLGTTGAGGKAVFALDVTDPTAFTTSKVLWEFTHAELGNTIGQPVIARVAYNNRWAAIFGNGYNSTAGTAKLFMVFLDANPADGWQVGKDADYMVFDTDSTTNNGLASPTLYDSDGDKVVDTVYAGDMQGNVWKFDISGTNTNAWGVAYKSGSTPKPLFTARNASNQVQPITAPVEIGAPPPGKTGVMIYFGTGRFFATGDNTNLEVQSLYGVLDAGSRITTTDRSELQQQTILYEGTDTGTTGRTATTTQIRVLSNTAVNWTTKKGWYLDLVQPPSSTAQGERVISIPLLRHGRVIFTTLVPSTDPCQFGGTSWIMEMDALTGGRLSESVFDLNNDSNFNATDYVTVTVGGVEITVPVSAVKSTVGIIKTPTVVTAGTVEYKLASGTTGEISSTKEKSSAQGTGRVSWRELVD; encoded by the coding sequence ATGAAACCCGATTCTCACGCCCGTCTCTTTCTGCGCTGGCTGGCGATGCTGGCCGGCCTGCTGGCAAGCGCCCAGGCGCTGTCGGTCACCCTCTCGGACAATCCGCTCTTCATCCCCACCCCGCTGGCGCCGAACATCATCCTGACCCTGGACGATTCCGGCAGCATGCGCTGGGGCTATGCGCCGGACAGCATCGGCGACACGGCTGCCGAGCGTGACACCCGGCGCTTCAAATCGGCGACCTTCAACCCGATGTATTACAACCCGCAGGTGAGCTATGACCCGGGGGTGAATGCAGACGGCACCACGCGCTCGACCTCGTTCACGGCGGCCAAGCGCAACGGCTTCTACGATTACGCGACGAACAATACGGTCAATCTGTCAACCAGCTATCGGCCGGTTTATGACTACGACCCGTCCACCAATGACAACGACTATGCCGAGAACCCGAGTGCGGATTTTCCGGGCCAGGAGAATTCCGGCGTCGCCGCTTATTACTATAGGTTCAAGACAACCTGCAATTCGCAAAGCTCGACCGATCTAAACGATGAGAATTGCTATGAGAAGGTCACCGTTAGCGCAACCTCCGGACCCGGTGGCACGGACGAGCGGCAGAACTTCGCCAACTGGTATTCCTTCTACCGCACACGCAGCCTGATGACCGTCACCGCCGCCTCGCGCGCCTTCGCCTCGGTCTCGGCCGAGTCGCGCGTGGCCTGGCAGGCGCTCAACAGCTGCAGCAGTTTTGGCACTTCCTGCTCCGGCTGGGGCGGCACGGCGGTGACCAACAAGATTCGCAAGTTCACCGGCGCCCACAGGACCGATTTCTACTATTGGCTGTTCCGTCTGCCCGCGAGCGGCGGCACCCCGCTGCTGGAGGCCATGGAGCGCGCGGGGGAGTACTACAGGACCACGGGGCTCGACAGCCCCTATGCCTATGATCCGGGCACCACGGACGCGCCGGAATATTCCTGCCGGCCGAACTTCCACGTGATGATGACCGACGGCATCTGGAACAACAACACCCTGAGCGGAAGCTACGGCAATTACGACAGCACCAATAGGGCGCTGCCGGATGGCAAGACCTATACCGCGCGCTATCCCTATCAGGATGGCAACAGCGCCAGCCTGGCCGATATTGCCTTCTATTACTGGGCCAACGACCTGACCGCCCTGAACAATAATCAGCTGCCGCACTACACCGACCGCACCGGCACGGCGGACGAGCAGTACTGGAACGCCAAGAACGACCCCGCGACTTGGCAGCACATGGTCAATTTCACCGTGGGACTGGGCCTGAACACCCTGCTGACCAACCCCGACTGGGGCGGCGACACCTATGCCGGGGATTACCCCGCGCTGGTGGCGGGCAGCAAGACCTGGCCGGCCACCGGTGACAACGTCAGCCCGGGCAATGTGGCCGATCTCTGGCACGCCGCCATCAACAGCCGGGGCAAGTTCTTCGGTGCCGACGATCCGGACGCCCTGAACATCGCGTTCCAGGGTGCGATCAGCAGCATCCAGAGCCGCGAGAGTTCGGCCGCCGCCCTGGCCACCAACTCGACCCGCCTGGGGACCGACACCGTCATCTACCAGGCCAAATTCAACAGCGGCGACTGGACCGGCCAGCTGATCGCCTATGCCATCAACAGCGACGGCAGCCTGGGCAACAAGGTCTGGGACGTGACCGATCCGGGCAAGATACCGCTTGCCGCTTCACGTAATATCAAGACCTGGAGCGGGACAGCGGGTATCGATTTTCTCTGGGCCAGCCTGACCAGTACCCAGAAAAACGCCATCGACAGCGCCAATGTGGCCAACACCAGCTCGCCGGTGTTGGATTATCTGCGCGGCGACCAGAGCAATGAATTGCAAAACGGCGGGAGCTATCGCAACCGTTCGCGCCGCCTGGGCGACATCATCAACTCCGACCCGATCTTCGTGCATGCCCCGAACTTCGGCTACAGCGTGCTGACCGAGGGATTGGCTAGCGGTGCCACGCCTTATGCCACCTTTATCAGCGGCAATCAGTCTCGGACCAAGATGATTTATGTTGGGGCCAATGACGGCATGCTGCATGCCTTTGATGCAACGACGGGCGAGGAGAAGTTCGCTTATGTGCCAAATGAGGTCATGACGAACCTCGCTTCCCTGAAAAGCACGACATACGCCCATAAGTATTTCGTTGATGGTTCGCCCTTTGTCGGCGATGCCTTCGTCAGTAGTGCCTGGAAAACAGTATTGCTGGGCACGACGGGGGCGGGCGGCAAGGCAGTGTTTGCCCTGGATGTGACCGATCCGACCGCCTTCACCACCTCCAAGGTGCTCTGGGAGTTCACGCACGCCGAACTGGGCAACACCATTGGCCAACCGGTCATCGCGCGCGTGGCCTACAATAACCGCTGGGCGGCGATCTTCGGCAACGGTTACAACAGCACCGCCGGCACGGCAAAGCTGTTCATGGTCTTTTTGGATGCCAACCCGGCCGACGGTTGGCAGGTGGGCAAGGACGCCGACTACATGGTGTTCGATACCGACAGCACAACCAATAATGGCCTCGCCTCCCCGACCCTTTATGACAGCGACGGCGACAAGGTGGTCGATACGGTTTACGCCGGCGACATGCAAGGCAATGTCTGGAAATTCGATATTTCGGGGACTAACACCAATGCCTGGGGCGTGGCCTATAAATCGGGCTCGACGCCCAAGCCGCTGTTCACCGCCCGCAATGCCAGCAACCAGGTGCAGCCGATCACCGCGCCGGTGGAGATTGGCGCGCCGCCGCCTGGCAAGACGGGGGTGATGATCTATTTTGGTACTGGTCGGTTCTTCGCGACCGGCGATAACACCAACCTCGAAGTGCAGAGCTTGTATGGCGTGCTCGATGCCGGCTCGCGGATCACGACGACGGACCGCAGCGAATTGCAGCAGCAGACAATTCTTTACGAAGGAACCGATACCGGTACCACAGGGCGTACCGCGACGACAACGCAGATTCGAGTGCTGTCGAACACCGCGGTCAACTGGACGACCAAGAAGGGCTGGTATCTCGACCTGGTCCAGCCGCCGAGCAGTACCGCCCAAGGCGAGCGGGTAATCAGCATTCCGCTGTTGCGGCATGGCCGGGTCATCTTCACCACCCTGGTGCCTTCGACCGACCCTTGCCAGTTCGGCGGCACCAGTTGGATCATGGAAATGGATGCGCTGACCGGTGGCCGGCTGAGTGAGTCGGTGTTCGATTTGAACAACGACTCCAATTTCAATGCCACCGATTATGTGACGGTGACGGTTGGCGGCGTCGAGATCACGGTCCCGGTTTCCGCGGTGAAATCGACTGTGGGCATCATCAAGACGCCGACGGTGGTGACGGCGGGTACGGTCGAATACAAGCTGGCCAGCGGCACCACGGGTGAGATCAGTTCGACCAAGGAGAAGAGTTCGGCGCAGGGCACAGGTCGGGTATCTTGGCGCGAGCTGGTGGATTGA
- a CDS encoding pilus assembly PilX family protein, protein MQRQILNPCGSHQQGAALIMTLIFLVLLTMIGVTSVRVSTLEERMAGNTSDRYRAFQAAEAALRDCESVLQQASLPAFNNTNGYYQPAAAGATPRWKSITWTSSSASREYSGTFSGVGSKPRCIIEEMPAMQQSTSGGSLKAGMPLPELGLYRITARGTGVTGDTVVMLQTMYIR, encoded by the coding sequence ATGCAGCGACAGATACTCAACCCTTGTGGTTCGCATCAGCAGGGCGCGGCCCTGATCATGACCCTGATCTTCCTGGTCCTGCTGACCATGATCGGCGTCACTTCGGTGCGGGTGAGCACCCTGGAAGAGCGGATGGCCGGCAACACCAGCGACCGTTACCGGGCCTTCCAGGCGGCCGAGGCGGCCCTGCGCGATTGCGAGAGCGTTTTGCAGCAGGCCTCGCTGCCGGCCTTCAACAACACCAACGGCTATTACCAGCCGGCGGCCGCGGGTGCGACGCCGCGCTGGAAGAGCATCACCTGGACATCCTCCTCGGCCAGCCGGGAATACAGCGGCACGTTCAGCGGGGTGGGCAGCAAGCCGCGCTGCATCATTGAGGAGATGCCTGCGATGCAGCAGAGCACCTCCGGCGGCAGCTTGAAGGCGGGCATGCCGCTGCCGGAACTCGGCCTTTATCGCATCACCGCACGCGGCACCGGGGTGACGGGCGATACCGTGGTCATGTTGCAGACCATGTACATCCGCTAG
- a CDS encoding PilW family protein — MQRPLRFKSGQRGLSLVELMIGMALGLIVTAGIVYIYLGSRQSYKMQDNMARIQENGRYAMEILSREIRMAGYQGCSSATFTNTINPQTAAADNYAWDFTRSAIEGYNATGSGTWSSVTSGSPATAVSVSNIDAAVVSGTDVISLRTTDNLNISIVGQPTDNNCSGTTADLKVTSNTQLSDGMIVMATNCSHAAVFQITNFNSSQNVVHNTGTGTPGNATKDMGACFVGGEIVGISAKSYYIRNNPAGVPALYRKIGAGTTDVKELVDGIENMQIQYGVDNDGNGSIDQYVDAGHASLDSADEWKNVRSVRISLLLVSQDNNVTDAPQKYVYNGSTVTPTDRRLRYVFTSTIGVRNRLQ, encoded by the coding sequence ATGCAACGACCGCTTCGATTCAAATCAGGGCAACGCGGCCTGAGCCTGGTCGAGCTGATGATCGGCATGGCCTTGGGGCTCATCGTGACCGCCGGCATCGTCTACATCTACCTGGGGTCGCGCCAAAGCTACAAGATGCAGGACAATATGGCACGCATCCAGGAAAACGGCCGCTACGCCATGGAGATCCTGAGCCGGGAGATTCGCATGGCCGGCTACCAAGGCTGCTCGAGCGCCACCTTTACCAATACGATCAATCCCCAGACCGCGGCGGCGGATAACTATGCCTGGGATTTCACTCGAAGCGCGATCGAGGGATATAACGCCACCGGCAGCGGCACCTGGTCTTCCGTCACCTCGGGTAGTCCGGCGACGGCGGTGAGTGTGAGCAATATCGATGCCGCCGTGGTCAGCGGCACGGATGTCATCAGCCTGCGCACCACGGACAACCTGAATATCAGCATTGTGGGCCAGCCGACCGACAACAATTGCAGCGGCACGACGGCCGATTTGAAGGTGACCTCGAACACCCAGTTGTCGGACGGCATGATCGTCATGGCCACCAATTGCAGCCATGCGGCGGTGTTCCAGATCACCAATTTCAACTCCAGCCAGAACGTGGTGCACAACACGGGTACCGGCACCCCCGGCAACGCCACGAAGGATATGGGTGCCTGCTTCGTGGGTGGCGAGATCGTGGGCATCTCGGCCAAGAGTTATTACATCCGCAACAACCCGGCCGGCGTGCCGGCACTGTATAGAAAAATTGGTGCAGGGACGACTGACGTGAAGGAACTGGTCGATGGCATCGAGAATATGCAAATCCAGTACGGGGTGGACAACGACGGCAACGGTTCCATTGACCAGTACGTCGACGCTGGTCACGCAAGCCTGGATTCGGCGGATGAATGGAAGAATGTGCGCAGCGTGCGGATCAGCCTGCTGCTGGTCAGCCAGGACAACAACGTGACCGATGCGCCGCAGAAATACGTCTACAACGGCAGCACGGTGACGCCGACCGACCGCCGGCTACGCTATGTCTTCACCAGCACCATCGGCGTGCGCAACCGATTGCAATGA
- the pilV gene encoding type IV pilus modification protein PilV has protein sequence MKQAQQIRSGGKAYQGGFSLLEVLVAIVIMSLGLLGLAALQATGLKNNYSAYTRSQAALYAYDMIDRLRADRQAALSGSYNLTLAAPAPTGSTLADTERASWLAQLAGLPAGDGSINVTTAGVVTIVVQWNDSRATAGSSTASLQVVSQI, from the coding sequence ATGAAGCAAGCGCAACAGATCCGATCCGGAGGCAAGGCATACCAGGGCGGCTTCAGCCTGCTCGAAGTCCTGGTGGCCATTGTCATCATGTCCCTCGGCCTGCTCGGTCTGGCGGCGCTGCAGGCGACTGGCCTGAAGAACAACTACAGCGCTTATACCCGCTCGCAGGCTGCGCTCTATGCCTATGACATGATCGACCGCCTGCGGGCCGATCGGCAGGCAGCCCTGAGCGGCAGCTATAACCTCACCCTGGCGGCCCCCGCGCCTACTGGCAGCACCCTGGCCGATACCGAGCGGGCCAGCTGGCTGGCGCAACTGGCGGGCCTGCCGGCCGGCGATGGCTCGATCAACGTCACCACGGCCGGCGTGGTGACCATCGTCGTGCAATGGAACGACAGCCGCGCCACGGCGGGCAGTTCGACCGCGAGCTTGCAGGTGGTGTCGCAGATATGA
- a CDS encoding GspH/FimT family pseudopilin produces the protein MSKSIAGLTLIELMVVIAIAAILATVAVPNLQNLFINNRLVTLSNSFVASLNTARSEAIRRGASVSLKRNSATSGDWGSAGWTIFVDSDGDGTLDGGETTLKIENALPSPMTLYANNNFLNFIRFTPSGQSNNSGTFVICYDGLLQQGGEARSRAIVVNATGRVRVAQDSNGDGIPNKDDASNVTSCTNP, from the coding sequence ATGAGCAAGTCGATTGCCGGGCTCACCCTGATAGAGCTCATGGTGGTCATTGCCATCGCAGCCATTCTTGCCACGGTGGCAGTGCCCAATCTACAGAATCTCTTTATCAACAACCGTCTGGTCACCCTCTCCAACAGCTTTGTGGCCTCGCTCAATACGGCACGCAGCGAAGCGATCCGTCGCGGTGCCAGCGTATCGCTCAAGAGAAATTCGGCTACCAGCGGTGACTGGGGCAGTGCCGGCTGGACCATCTTTGTCGACAGCGATGGCGACGGCACCCTGGATGGGGGTGAGACCACGCTGAAGATCGAAAACGCCCTGCCCAGTCCAATGACCCTGTATGCCAACAACAACTTCCTTAATTTCATCCGTTTCACGCCTTCCGGCCAGAGCAACAATTCGGGCACTTTTGTGATTTGCTACGACGGTCTGCTGCAGCAAGGCGGTGAGGCGCGCTCCCGGGCCATCGTGGTTAACGCCACCGGACGGGTGCGCGTGGCGCAGGACAGCAACGGCGACGGCATTCCGAATAAAGATGATGCCAGTAATGTAACGAGTTGCACCAATCCATGA
- the thiO gene encoding glycine oxidase ThiO codes for MPTQILILGAGVIGLTSAYVLAQAGHRVTVLDRGPTGGESTWAGAGILSPLLPWDYGPAVNDLALRGSRLWPDWAGQLHRQSGIDPEYLPSGMLASGLTDAAATQQWCGLHGWAATRPPAHIANLLGRDEQALWLPEVGQMRNPRLAQALAGGLQNMSVTILANQPLVELLTNKDRVSGVRTAQGIIEADFYILAAGAWSQSLLGARAAGLQITPVRGQILLFQAEPGLLPCIVYKQGHYLVPRADGHILAGSTLEQVGFDKRTTETAGQELLAFARGILPVLDESRIVRHWAGLRPGSPENIPTIARHPELANLYANTGHFRYGVTMAPASAEILAAMISGSPCPIDPSPYRWPGASEQLDKVQTPA; via the coding sequence ATGCCCACACAAATTCTTATTCTTGGCGCCGGCGTCATCGGCCTGACCAGTGCTTATGTCCTGGCCCAGGCCGGCCATCGGGTCACCGTGCTCGACCGCGGCCCAACGGGGGGCGAATCGACCTGGGCCGGCGCCGGCATCCTTTCGCCCCTGCTGCCCTGGGATTACGGCCCTGCCGTCAATGACCTGGCACTGCGAGGCAGCCGGCTCTGGCCCGACTGGGCCGGGCAGCTGCATCGGCAATCCGGCATCGATCCCGAATACCTGCCCAGCGGCATGCTGGCCTCGGGCCTGACGGATGCCGCCGCCACCCAGCAATGGTGCGGCCTGCATGGCTGGGCAGCCACGCGGCCACCGGCTCATATCGCCAACCTGCTTGGCCGGGACGAGCAGGCGCTCTGGCTGCCCGAGGTCGGCCAGATGCGCAATCCGCGCTTGGCTCAGGCGCTGGCCGGAGGCCTCCAGAATATGAGCGTCACCATCCTGGCCAACCAGCCCCTCGTCGAGCTGCTGACGAACAAAGACAGGGTGAGCGGCGTGCGCACCGCGCAGGGCATCATCGAAGCGGACTTTTATATCCTGGCCGCCGGCGCCTGGAGCCAATCCTTGCTGGGCGCCCGCGCGGCCGGACTGCAGATCACCCCGGTGCGTGGCCAGATCCTGCTGTTCCAGGCCGAGCCGGGGCTGTTGCCCTGCATCGTTTACAAACAAGGCCACTACCTGGTGCCCCGGGCCGACGGCCATATTCTGGCCGGCAGCACGCTGGAGCAGGTCGGCTTCGACAAGCGCACGACCGAAACGGCAGGCCAGGAACTGCTGGCATTCGCCCGGGGTATCCTGCCCGTACTGGACGAATCCCGCATCGTCCGCCACTGGGCCGGGCTGCGACCGGGTTCGCCGGAGAATATTCCCACCATCGCCCGACATCCGGAACTGGCCAACCTCTATGCCAACACCGGACACTTCCGCTATGGCGTGACCATGGCACCGGCCAGTGCCGAAATCCTGGCCGCGATGATCTCGGGCAGCCCCTGCCCGATTGACCCGTCGCCTTATCGCTGGCCTGGGGCATCGGAACAATTAGACAAAGTACAAACACCCGCCTAG
- a CDS encoding Fur family transcriptional regulator, with protein MLKHANPNLSREDMALLLREHGITPTHQRIEIAHTLFSRCEHLSADQIMASVNLRHSETSKATVYNTLKLFLEKGLIREVIVDPSKVFYDPNTAPHHHFFNVESGELTDIEADAMQISGLPELPQGMVADSVDIIVRIRPSHSGGLHA; from the coding sequence ATGCTGAAACACGCCAACCCCAACCTGAGTCGCGAAGACATGGCCCTGCTGTTGCGGGAACACGGCATCACGCCGACCCACCAGCGCATCGAGATCGCCCACACCCTGTTCTCGCGCTGCGAGCACCTCTCGGCCGACCAGATCATGGCCAGCGTCAACCTGCGCCACAGCGAGACCTCCAAGGCCACGGTCTACAACACCCTCAAGCTGTTTCTGGAGAAGGGGCTGATCCGCGAGGTCATCGTCGATCCGAGCAAGGTCTTCTACGATCCCAATACCGCGCCGCACCACCACTTCTTCAATGTGGAGAGCGGCGAACTGACCGACATCGAGGCCGATGCCATGCAGATCTCTGGCTTGCCCGAACTGCCACAGGGCATGGTGGCCGACAGTGTCGACATCATCGTCCGCATCCGCCCCTCGCACAGCGGCGGCCTCCACGCCTAA